Part of the Mastacembelus armatus chromosome 6, fMasArm1.2, whole genome shotgun sequence genome, CTGCTCGAGCCCTGAAGTTGCTGAAGTCGATACGCTGGTTGACAGGACAGCCATGAAGACACAGGTACAAGTCCTGGTTATCACCTTCCTCCACAGAGTTCACAACTTCCTCCGGCATTCGCACAGCGAAGGTCAGGTAGCGACCTACCTGCCGGACAACTATGGTTGTTCCGATGTACCTGGCCTGAATCTCCACATGCTGCCCAGGAACCTTCTCTACCACACGCAGAGTGTTTGCTCCGTGCCGATCCCCTCCATTCTTGGAGCCATCTGCAAATGCAGCTGGCAGTTCGTCTGTCTCAGCGTGGTACGTCTTCTGGTCTACACATTCCTGGAAATTCTTGAAGATGATTGTCAGCTGTAGGATGAAAGACAGAAGATAACTATTAAAATTTTCCACATCGTCTATTTTGACTCACTGCAGGCTCTCAAAAAGGCACGTATAGACAATGCCTGCTGCATTTTTCTGCTCACATATAAAATTCCTGTAAACTGCAGCAAATGTGAACCTGAGATTTAAAAAGGGAGCTGCTTACACTTTTGCATTAAGAACAAGTTTGCACAGTATATGCCATCTACCCCACCAACCCACTTAAGTGTTACATTTCAGCCCTAGCTCAACATGGGGTAGGCCAAGGTAAACGCcctcaaaaaacatgactctcatcCATGTAAAATCAGGCCTCAGTTTGCAGACACAAAGACGAGCCATTCATAGTGCTGAAAAACCGGCCTGTGAACCCCAGAACTATGCTCTAGGGAGTGGCGTCAGGCCAGGACAGAGCAATATACTCTGCAGCTAATTAAGTGAGACTGGTCAGGACTCCGCAAGCTTGGTTTCATCAGGACACCAATGAGCCATTGTCAGAGCAGTGATACCAGGACAGCCTAGGGACTCTTGATGTCTGTTCGCTCGGGACCGAGGACAGGGGGAGTCTGTAGAATACTCTATTAGCTTGACAATTCTGTCTCAATTCCCTCTACCCTGGGCTAGCACTTCCCATCTAcattaacttgtttttttcttggttCATTTCTTAAGCttgtaatgaaaacaaacaaaagaaaaatgcctCTATTATACCTCCATCAGAATAAAGATGGAAATAACCAGTTTTGTTTGCTGTAGTGAGACCAAAGTACCAACACAGAGCTCTCTTAATGCAGATCTTTTACCAGAAGGGCCTTGTTTGCACAGGTGGCACTggttgctgctttgttttctctttgtcctAAATCAAGATCTTAAAAAAAGCTGTCTTATTTGGGTCCAagaacagcaaaataaaaatgtcattactttcaaagcttaaaaaaatccacaaatgcTTAACAGAGTAGCATTAACAAACCCTGATTACAGAAAATTATACTTTATATGAATGTGATTAAGGACAATGTCCACTTATTACTCaatctaaatatttcatttacGATACTTTGCAAAGTTACTGTGGTCCACAATCATTACTGTCAAAACTTTCCCAAATCTGGGCCAATACTCCTGTTTCTTAGTTTCTGACCTAAAGTTCTAGGAGAAGCCATTTCAGGGACAACCATCCAAACTAACCAATGTACCATTtaccaaaataataataaaaaggtaTGTGCTGCTGATATGGTTACTACAGAAAATATCACATAATGCAGAAACAATATCTGCAGCTCTTTGCAGACACATTTTACTGTGTTCAGTGCAGACATCAGTCTGAGTTGTCCactgtgaaaagtgaaaatggaaCCTCATGTTAACATCTGATGCAGCACTGCTGTTATAATACTAATATATCATTTATAAAGCTTATCAAGATCTTGCGTTGTTCTGGGTTGGGCTTTTTCATCTGACATTATGGAACCCGTCCAAACCCTAAACAGAGTCCACAGTCTGACACAACAACTCTCACACTCAGACCACATGAAAGAAgagactcaaacacacaaaaaaagagcaGCTTAATATTCTGCTGACATTCAAAGACctaatagaaaatgttttgatatCTTAAGTCAGTGACAACATATAACACCAGAACAGACTTTTTCAGTGTAGACATTTTTTCATAAAGACCACATAGCTTCAAAAAGCTTTTTCTTGtttgaccaacagtccaaacccACACATATTCAGTATAAAATGATACAAAACATCACATTGCATTTGAGAAAGTggaaccaaaaaaaaattatttaatttttttacttttaacttttttttagcttattgatcatttaaataaaacaaagtcaaagaTTTCATAATTCAGGCTTCTAGAACGTGTGAATTTTCTCTCTTATATGACAGAACCTGAAAATTTGGAGGTTTTGTATCGTTGGTAGTACAAGACAAGACATAAAAATGTTGCCATCGACTCCAGAAAATTTTAAAGGTcccttttcatttaaaaaacacacacatacacacacaacaatgaCTAAGAGATCAAATAGCCAATTGACTATTTCACTATTTGATCAGAAGATTCTGACCAAAATAGactacacaaacatgcatacaaAATGAATAGAAAGGATTCCCACCTTGCTTGTGGCAGTGGCCAAAGACCCCGGCACTACGGGTGTATTGGTCACCTGGACAGACAGGTATTTGTTGTGAATGAGTGGCCAGGCTCCTTCCACCCTACATGTCTGGAAGTCATCACCAAACGTTCGGAGATGCGGGTCACCAAAAAAGCCACAGTGGGTGTAGTTAGGTGGCGATGTGTTGCGTGGAAGACTGCGCTCATAGTGGCACACTTCTGGACCATCAGAGTGTTCCTGGCTGTCAGGCAGGAGTGGTGGGGGTGGTGGAGGAAGCGGTGTCCGGGCACGTGGTTGGGATGTTGGCCCCTCCTTGGAGCAGTTGTGTTGGCTCATTAGATCCTCTATGCCATGTTGGGCAGAGTGGTATGCCAGGTCACCTCTGCAGGTACGTGCAGTACGGCGCACACAGCTGTTGTATGTTCGCAGCGCTGTGCAAAACTCCTCCTCTGGTCCAGAGTTTGAGGTGGAGGCCCAAAATTCTGAGTTACACTTAAGGATCTTGCACTGCAGACTCACTGTCAGGGAGGAATGAGACACCATTTGAACAAAAGAAATGTATTGTGTCATTTAGAAACCTGACAGCCCACAGACAAAGCAACAGATAGACTTAGCACTGGCATTTATCCATGACGTTAAAACCACAAATATGCTTAGAAGTTCATCAAAACAAGAATAATCAACAACTATTCCAAAATGAGTCAACTAGCTCATGTCAGTACAGTTGTGTACTCTGTCTGCTgtagaaaaacatatttccctATCATACCCAGTGTTTTTGGTTTATATACAAGTAGAAATACCATTTGCTATCCCGATCTACACATTTAGTGATAATAAATGCTGCTAGATGGTAGATTGTTGTCACTGGCATTAGCAGCACATCCGGCCAACTCTTTACACAAATGTTCTTCAAACATTTCTCAGGATGCCCAGTTACAAAACTATGTTTGATTAGTATTAGTTTCAGCTAAGAAAACCTCTATTTGAACGGGCTGTGAAAAGTTTCACCCAGTGTGTCTCATGGGTTGAAGCCATATCAAGCCTTTGAAGTCAAGTTTAAACAGTATACCTTCTAAAAGCTCCACCGCAGCTCGCTCCAACCCACGCACTCTCTCTCTATTTACCACCCAATTTGATAGATGGCAATAAACTAATCTTGATCTCAACTATCAGTGCATTATCACTTTGTTGTTTGATGGTTAAGTGACTTAAGAGGAAAGCTGATAAGGGTTCGGCAAACGTGCAAGGTGACTGAATGAGGTGTCTCTACTGCAAAAAGTGCCTTACTGCAATCATCTCATTAACAAATTACAAGGCTTTTAGGTCGGTTTAAATACATGAATTGATTTCTAATATAAGGCACTGCTACTGTAGAGATGCATTTTCTATGGAATGTATTTTTGACCGGAGATTtagaaaaatataatgaaagACAGGCAACTATAATTCTCAAGAAAGATCTCTTTTTTTGCTTTAGGAGTCACTGGCAATCACTGCCGGCTCTCAAAATACAATGCTTTGTTTGATTTATGAATAACGTATGGGTTTTAACACTTACTTTCAAGGGGCTAATGTAAAGTATTAAGGCATGTCCCATCCCCCAAACAAAACACGGTTAAagggctgcagcagctccaaaAAACacccttgtttgttttttctttttctaataaaataaaataaaataaagcttttGTTAAAACTCTACGAAACAGCCAAgttctgtgttttaatgtcagCCTGTAATATTTTCCAAACCTTCACACTTTTCCACACGTTTGCATGTAAGCACTTCGCCCTGTCtagattttattctgtttttgcatTGATCGGGGGTAACTTTATTGGTACAGCgaaatataataaatagttcctttattttaaaaaaattgagAACTTCACTTAAAATGTCAACAATTGTAGTCATTTTATGCATGCAATACAACTCTAACTAGTTGAATTAACGTTATAACACCAACGAACTATTACGGATAGCTTAATAAACAAGGACCAAACCTGGCAACTTTTCCGTTCAGCATGAACTAGTAGCGTGCGGAGACACTGGCGTTAACTAcgttattgtttgtttattcaatATGTTATATTGTAACGTTAGTAGTATTGGTAACTCTTTGTATTAATGTAACTTTAGACGTACCAGCTAAGGgcagagtaaaagtaaaagttggATCTCACCGGAGGGAAGAAGTGAGAGAAACACAGCGAGGACTCTGCACACTTCAAGCGCCGAGGGTCTTCCTCTTTCCCCCATAACCATCCATCCAGCTCGGGGTCGCACTTCACTCCTCTCCCTGGTCAAACTGGAGTAAGGAAGGACACAGGGAAAGCGTTAGAGCCGCCAAGTCCTcgtttagaaaacacaaaagcgTCCATAAAAGAGCTCTGAAGTCGGCCTCGTCCTCTCATCACTCCCAGGTAAGAagttattgtacttttttttttttttttgtggtctcTTCGAGGCTCCAGCAGGGTTAGCTAGCTAACACTGAGTGCAGGACAAACGTCTGAGAGCAGCCGGGATTTCTATCTTCCCTTTAGGGAGTGTCGAGAAGGTGCAGCCTCTGTGGGACAGCGGACACACTGAACCAATCACTGCCGCCCGCTCAGCCCTTAAACCCCCTCTCCAAGTTTCAAGTTACATCTCAATGTGCAGACTTGTTCGACGACGACCGAGTCTTCACGACCTACAACGTGGTAGCGCAGCAGGACATGTGAGAAGGCTCGACTTGCTGCTTCACAATTCACCACAGTAACTTCACTGTGGAGGGAAATCAGTGTGTCTGCTCCACTGGAGCGTGTGTCAGAGGACAATAATCAACAGCATTTAAACAAACATCACTTTTATTCTCAGAGAGATgccatatttctgcttttcccctTTATATAACAGCAACACTTTGCACAAACCTACTAGGGTTTGTTGCATTTACATCAGCCCAAAATGGTGGCTACAAGCCAACCTCATCAGCCCAACAGCTGAGGTCTAGTAGTGCAAACTCATGCTGTGCAgctaaatattattaaaatccACACTGTTGTTTTATACTGTAGGAGAGAGCCCAAAGTTTCTAAGCAgaccaaaaatgtcaacctaAATGCTGGATGAAATATACAAGAATTAGGCACAAGATAACCTTTCTACATTTGAACCATTCACCCAGTGTAAATATTAGGCCTCTTTCACTGAAGAGTTCAAACAAGccatacaaatataaatgattaGAGCTGTGACCAATGATGACTATCATGATTAGTTAATCTGCCACTTATTTCTTGGTTGTTTGAGCTCTACAATATCAGAAAAATGCTCCCATGCTCTGTAGACCTTACGATGACATAGCTTATTCAAATATCTTGTTTAATTATTGTATTACATattctttttattgtcatacATGACAAGGAAAAGCATCAAATCCTTGCATTTGAAATGATGAAACTGGCAAGTATTTGGCTTTTTTGCTGGGCAAGTGATTGAAACAAATCAGTAATCATCATAATATGCCATTTATGATGATTACTGATTCGTTTCAATGGATATTCAATTGATTGATAAATCAGCCACTAATAGATCACTAACTGAGAGCTCTATGAATGACTCTCAGCTAGTTCAGGTGAAATGTGAAGGGGAGGGGGTTGGATTTTAAAGGAACAAGGGAATTTAAACTGCAAAACATAATTTATCAAATCAAAATAACAGGGTGAGTGTAAAAGAAAGCACACCTATTCATCTATTCATTTGCCTTTAAACCACCCAGCATGACATGAAGTAATTATACCTAAAGTACATGCTTACATGATAAGTGTATTACAGTGAAAAGGGGCGGCAACGAGTGCTTGTAGTTGTCTTtgaattacatttaatttagtGCTGATCCTTGTTTCTGTGAATAAAAGTAAGGCTGCTGGACCTTTAAGAGTATTTTCTGAATGTTGCTTTAAAATACTTGAATGCATTTTCACTGCTGGCCAGAAGAACAGGCAATTATCACCTTCTCTAAAAGACGTAATACtcttttgattgttgtttgaTTTTATAAATGATACATTACTGGTGTTTTTTCCTGCCATTAAAACCATACCACTAACAGATGGATGACTGTGTGCTCAGGTTGTGGCTGGCTTTACAGTATTTTTCCATAGAACGGTGAATGTCTTTGTGATTGCTGTCCCTCTCATGGATGATGGATACATGCGTGTACAATGAGGTCTGAGCCTACACATGTCTTCAACAAGGGGGGCCCTGTGAAGATGGATTTCCAGCTATAATATACCAGGCATTCACATCTGAAATGAATGACTGCAGCTGAACATTTTTGGCTTTTAGTAGTGACATAGTGGGTGTAGAAGAAAAGTAATGAATTAAATTGTTCTAGTAACACTGTAAAGGCTCTGCTCTTTAAGTGTAAGTAATTCAAGTGTTAGACAGCTGTTGGTTCGAAAAAATTCAAAATCAATATATAGGTCAcataagaaaaatatatgtgtgGATACAGTAGCTTGTAGACAATGAGGATTCATCTAATCCATGCAGACAGACTTTACATGCTATTCGCCCATTCAGATAACTAGTTGACTAATTCATAGTTTTAAAATTTGGTAGACAAATGAATGGTATAATTGTTAAGTCATTTAGATGGCATGACAATGTTATTTTGAAGTCCACAATGCATTTCCCTAGTCAAAACAATGCTGTTAGATGTAATTAGACTATTCTAGTGTCTAAGCAGTCAGTTATAATGTagtataaaaatatgcattatatgtgatccatccatccatccatccttccattatctatacctgcttattccttattCCCTTAACCGGGGCATTATATGTGATAGATATAAAATTAGTCCACAGTTGTTTcagtaaaaatttaaataaacagagTAATTTATTGAGGAAAAATGTCAAACCTCTCAGTTCCAGcttcttcattgttttttttgtattttttcagtttaaatttacagtaaaatgaacatttttgggTTTAGTTCAGTTAAAGCCAGATCATTTAAGGTGTCGGATTGAGGTCTGGTGTGATGTTAAATAGACTTCATGAATctacagtaaaaataatcatttgctGCAATCCTTATTCTAATCAGAAAGGCTGCAATATAATCAAATTAAGTTCATGTCGAGTCTAAATTAGGTTAGGACCTCTTTTTTCCCAATAGCCTGTTCTCATAGAGCCTTTAGTATCACTTGTATTTTAGATTTGAACAATAGTATCAGTGACTGCTTGATCAACAAATTGTTTTTTGAGTATTAGCTGTAGGATTTTGCATGGCCATGTACTGAAATCATAAACCATTTGAGGACATATTTACATGGAAACGTTAAATAGAGACTTCAGGCAGGCCATGCACTCCACATGCCGTAAAGGTGACAGAACATAACAATAAACCATCTCCATAAATCCAAGAGGTATAATCCAATCAGATTTTATGGTCTGCTTCTTTAAATCTTCTCTATCACCTGTCTAACCTGTTGTTAAAGAAATCACAGCAGCCATTTTGATATATGATCTAATGTAAGTAATACACTGATAAAATGTTACATGTCTTTTGAGCGCCTACATTTTTCAGTGCATCTGTTTTGACAGTCACAGCGGACTGATCATCTTTTCCAACAGATGGCGCTTGTTATGAGCTCTGATATGAGACCTCAGATCATGACACAAACGCACATTGCATTATGAGGACAAGCAAACCTGTCATTAAATTTGAGCTTTATGGACAGCTCGGTTATTGGTCTAATTACAGCTGTCATACAATTAGGACTTTAAAGGTGGAAATCTGCAGCCTGCAGACACGTATCTGTCCTGTTGGGCTGCTCCTTTGCAGATCATCCTTTATTTCATGTCAAGGAAAAGTAGCCtcatcagtattttttttttttttttgttggaaatAGATGTAATGAATGTtaacaacattttaaatcaaatagCCTATATGACGTTCAACCACTGTGCTGCTATGTCAGCATCAAGTGAGtcagtattttttaataatcagtTGCATTTACAAATTCAGTTGTCTGACAGTTTTCTAGTGTGACACTAACAGATGGATCAAGTTGTTAATATTGCaaaaaaacatctgttcagCCTTTGCAGAAAGTTGACAAATATTTTAGGATAGTTTGAAAGCCAATCAATGCATCATCCCAAGGACTCCTGTGTAAAATAAACTGGTATAATCTTGGTTAAAATTGATAGAATAGGTCTCGAACAACCGAGACAAGCCCACCTTGGCGACTGCATGGGCTCTCCGCGACTCTGGAGTCCGGCAGGAACCCGGAGGACAGCGAACAGGAGCGAGAGGAAGCCGactcctaaaaaaaaatctccccgtttaaaaaaaaaaaaaaaaaaaaaatcacacgtCCTGTATGTCACAGTAATCCGAAATCAAACGCACTCAGCGGCTTTCTGAGTGTAAAATCCGCCAATCTGTACATGGTGTCCAGCGATCAGCTTCTCCCAAGTCTGCTCTGCAGTGAGATGAAAgtgcttttttcttcttagcTGGGGTTCATTTAAAGCAGCCACTTCTCGCACCCGGTGGACTCAGATCTCTCCTGCCATTGCTTAACTCATTTGACTATCAGTCGATCGGAAAGGAGACATTATGATAGATTAAGCCCCGTAATTGCTCTCATCCGCGCGTTGAATCCGAGTTATTAGTTATGCTCGCAGTCGGGGAGAAAAAAGCCCTGAGggtaaagctgctgctgctgctgcgtaCTGCCCGATCCGCTGCCTGGATGTTGTGAAATGGCTAGTTAGAAAGTGTGAGAGAGACAATGATCGGCTCTGCGTGACGCCGCTGAGAGCCCCAAATCTCAGCTGTGAACCccctcctctttgttttttttttttttactagtttGTCTCTCAGACGCTTAGAGAGTGTATAAGAGCctgcactgaaaaaacaaaacaaaaacaagccaaaaatgagttgtttttgttaaagCTAGTGAAACGAAACATATGCATTGTCAGCATTGttgtaatttgaatttaatgCTTTTCTCCTAACTGGAAGTGAGGATATTCCCCTAATATTTGGCCTAATTTCAAAATACTGACTTCTGTTTCTGTAGGATTTGGATACAAATCCAGCACCTTGacaggaaaaataataaaaataaaaataatttcaactACTAGGCCTACTCCCTAATGACATTTGTGGCATTGATTGCTAACTAGCAGTTCCATTGTCAGATCCACACCCTCACCAGATAACCATCAGCAGTGCCTCATCTTTGCAAATTACAGGTTGGAAAAAGACAAATCCATAATAATCAGAATTTAATGGAGGATCATATGGACAAACACTTTGCAGTCaggaggaggggggtggggAATGCTCAAAGGCAAAGAAGGCTGCATGGAGGCTGCACCTGTGTTTTAGGATCAGACTGCATTCAGGAAAATACCACCACAGCTCCCTCCACCCCACCCCCTTTCCTCTCCAGCTTTTCAGCCCTCCACTCCTTACAACATAACTGGTTCTCTCTGCTCCAGTTTCCCTCTGATCAGGAAAATCCATTACACCAGGGAGAGCAGAGACTTAGAGTATCTGACTGAAGCAGCAGAATGACCGTTTCAGCATTCTTATTGTCTGCCATGCTCGTATACACCATGCACAATCCAGCAGAAATTCAAAGCTCACAGTTAAAAGCTTTCTTAATGAGCCTGTgatttcaccttttatttttgtgatgcAGTATTTGTATGGAACTACTGGACAAAGCCAACACATTACATCATCGCTTTGCGTATCGAGAAAGAAGCTAACCCTTGTAATCCAGTAGTTTACAATCACAGCCCAGACCTGCCCTCTCCAGATGGCCACTAAGAGGCAGCATATTTTGTATTGATATAACAGAAGAGCATAAAAGAGTGACACCCCAGTGCGAAAAGAATGGTTTTAGAGGTGCCGGATGCCAGCCCCATCTCAAACACAGCTGGTGCACACGCTGACTTGCTGAGGTATTATGGTAAATTAACAGATCTGCTTTACAGATCACTGGATTAATACaacactttgatttttttttggatgTGTTGCAGATCAGTTTCAACTTCACATTACAGAACAAATCAGTGACAATCACCCGTGTAACTATTATAGCTGCAAATGAAAGAAGCCTTCTGTACCGCCTGCCCTTGGAGCGCTGTGACTTCCCTCCAGTGGCCTTGGTTCATTATAAAAATCAGTTAAGCATGGGCTTTCACAGCAAATGAAGCAGAACCTTGATAatctttaacatttattttttaatttttgacttTGAAAGCGGGTGGGGTCAGTGGTTAGCCTCACAGccagaaggtcctgggtttgcaacccagcctttctgtttggagtttgcatgttctccctgtgcttgtgtgggtttactccaggtactctggtttcctcccatagtccaaaaacatgcgtgttaggttgattggtgactctaaattgcccataggagtgagtgtgagtgtgtgaggttgtttgtctttgtgtgtctctatgtggccctgtgatgggctggtgacctgtccagggtgtacccctgccttccacccaaagagagctgggataggttccagcagatccctgtgaccctggttaaggaatcAATACATAcattatagaaaatggatggacgACATACAAAGTTGTAAGAAATTGCTGCAAGATTTCTACAACATGAGTTATCATAAACCACAAACTGCAGGTTCAACAGCTGCAGAGGAGTCGGTCAGATCTTGCTTCACTTTATGGTGATTTCATGATATTGTCACATGCTGTAGTTCCCCTCTGTAGGACTGAAAGTTCACTACTGTCTTCTTGTTAAAGGGCAGTTTTGATTTCAGTGCCTATGTGTTTTATTCTCAGTGAAAGATTTGTGTTTCAGCTGAGATCAATTCAGGTTTGTGTACAAAGAAAAATTATGATGTAGGACTTGgagtgttttgtttctctgaACACATACACTTGTTGGGGGGGGGTGATGATGTCAGATACACGGGAAATCAGTCAACTATTGCAGAATTTCTCAGTCAGACATGGATTAGTAAACATCATATGCTCTTTCTGACCTTTCAGTCGCTTCCAGAATATCAAGTAGCTTGTGACAGTGTGTCATGCATCTTTTTTCTGAGGTGTCAGTGTATTGTGTTCAGATGTCTCAGAAAGGTTCTGACAGAGCAGTTTGAGATACACCAACATCCCCCTGTGATTTTTGCCACCTGAgagaaatataataatttttgtGCCAATTGTACCATTTTATAACAAGGAGCTCATTGCTGTGGAATCATTTTTTAaccaaaattacaaaatattccCTAGTTCAATCTTCTCAATCTTTTCCTTATAATAATCTGAATATCTGTATGTTATGGACTTTCTGAGAAAAAAAGTCCATAACATACATTCTGAAAAAATAATCCATTTGATTTGCATTAATTTCTTTGTTATAGATGGAAAATATAgatgaaacagtgaaacaaatgTCAGTTGCCTCAATTAGCATTATTATGTCTTTACATTAGAAATTAAAGGAAACATGGCCTAAACTGGTTTCCCTCAACGATACAGCTGAAAAAAGTTATTTAGCTTTAATCAAGGCTTTTAAGAAACCCGGAGCGTTGCATGCAAAATATTCTTACTTTTGATTTTAGAAATTGATGACTTTTCTTTGCAATATTGTCAAACTAATGTGGTTAAAGGGAGTTTATGGCAGTATAGAGTTTATTCTTAGCACACACTTTGGTAACTTCTGCATTAAGTATGATTTATTAGTGAAGTGGCTTTATGTTGCTGACCTGAAACAGGTCACATTTGCTTTGCCAACTGTAACAAATGCTAATACCTACCTGCTTCTTTAAATGCACTGGCCCTTTTTATTGCACTCTTCACACACCATAAGACCTGGCCTTGTAAAGAAATATCCATTGTTTTAAGAACTTATATCCTATATACATATCTCTCAGTGTTGACTATTGTATTGATGTtttaaagagaaacacattttcatcaaACATGACTGAAGAGCTGTGTTAAAAGTGAAGTTCCTTAGTACTTAGTGAAAATGGAAGTAGGTGGGTGTTTGACGTACATGGttgacatttaaacaaaacaagtggTGCAACCAGCAGCATTATCTTTGGTACTAAGGTGTGAGCATGAATTCAAAAAAATCTATTAGGAGGTGATATGTAGGGCTCAGACACTGCGGAATTACTGCCACAGTCAGTAACAATATGAATGCAGGAAGCTTGCAAATTGGCCCGTTTGTGCACACAGGGGAGTGGGCTTGAATGTGTAAACCTTCATTATAGAGTCTCCTTTCTCATTTTAAGCAGAGAAGGcgattttcttctctttttttctcttaaaacCCAGACAGCAGTCCAGTGAGAATTATGCACAGTGTTTAATTCCAGACATGGACCGAACTAGACAGAGTGTGTACAGACTGTGAGGCAAACAATTAGCTCCGCTGCTAAACAGAACTGATCTCAGTGAAAGACACATCACATCAAGCCAAATTTTACGGAGGAACATTAGTGTTTAAGTAACTGTTTCGGACCATGAATGATCATCACAATTTTGCACCTGACAGGGTTTAAGAAAACATGTTGGTGAGCAGCCATGACTCCATTAGCATGCAAGATGCCAtaaatgcatgcatgcaaaaaaaaaaaccaaaaaaaaaaaaaaaaaccagaggCTTATCTCAATAAAACAgctgtctttttaattttctggaATTCTATGCAAAAACCAGTGGACAATCGAAGTATTCAGTTTATGAATAGAAAATCAGTTACGGTTTAACTCCACAATGTGTGAGATGCTTTTCTAGCAATTTAATTTATAGTAGTTCACAACTAATCACAAAAAATGCAGATATTGGAATTATTCCTATATTTGTCTTCACAGTCATTACGAACAAttgctgtttttgcattttacaaaatggaaatggaaCCAATTTTGATtctaagtaaaataaaataaaaaattgcaCAATAGTGTGAATTACATATATTCTTAACAAATGA contains:
- the rgma gene encoding repulsive guidance molecule A; its protein translation is MQSPSLTRERSEVRPRAGWMVMGERGRPSALEVCRVLAVFLSLLPSVSLQCKILKCNSEFWASTSNSGPEEEFCTALRTYNSCVRRTARTCRGDLAYHSAQHGIEDLMSQHNCSKEGPTSQPRARTPLPPPPPPLLPDSQEHSDGPEVCHYERSLPRNTSPPNYTHCGFFGDPHLRTFGDDFQTCRVEGAWPLIHNKYLSVQVTNTPVVPGSLATATSKLTIIFKNFQECVDQKTYHAETDELPAAFADGSKNGGDRHGANTLRVVEKVPGQHVEIQARYIGTTIVVRQVGRYLTFAVRMPEEVVNSVEEGDNQDLYLCLHGCPVNQRIDFSNFRARAAEAHSVSRTRSGTGTHGFTYQSAKAKCKERLPVEDLYFQSCVFDLLSSGDINFTMAAYYAFEDVKMLHSNSKRYHIFEKDAFMSNAAQRGKDLLSLFLFNFLAVLLWIECCTVLL